From the genome of Sander lucioperca isolate FBNREF2018 chromosome 1, SLUC_FBN_1.2, whole genome shotgun sequence, one region includes:
- the LOC116037909 gene encoding uncharacterized protein LOC116037909: MWSLLWVFIFRRESNSGVYFAGMFRVANVEFIPEYRQEQSSEFVSMANKIQHVVSNVYKVSSVARLYKQAVISDLSNNNKGGVLVHFWMVFVVPRLKSPAVCEECVGAIFRDSVHTSMMNRSSVGYLLGLPVDIDSILINAVQRSDYSSNGAGSQCVDKLYANLPGASVPLNVFSSWGGVNCHVKLTAAPGSLIRLTVTSLLIEPSDCVNDALTVYDALLPMRGRILHRLCESVASSFSLVSTSNVMLLSFRMTNGNKSFRGHFEAIAEEVCMSQIETHIKPDITGQIYSPFHPSLLPPQCFCTWKFETPNSALGVALKFQNYVLKPKAMEGCEHGWWKVNEIIFCGSYVGHHTVFRIADHSPEVEFRSSSRNSAQPFQASYSSYNISQPCPESHFLCSTGLCVEKSRRCDGLDDCQDESDEVFCSRPTKNCGGNSPLHPLYVCNGETDCTNGIDEINCTQETTCSEIRYQCNSGSCIMKKNAKCDGVHDCQDHSDEADCACGRPSLKKVGSSSGAERIVGGDNSVEGEWPWQVSLHFSGNLYCGASVLSSDWLISAAHCFSKERLSDPRYWSAHLGMLTQGSAKHVAEIQRIVVHEYYNTYTFDYDIALLQLKKPWPPSLSPLVQPVCLPPPSHTVTDNHRCLVTGWGYRSEEDKVLPSVLQKAQVSLLSQTDCKKSYGPVSPRMLCAGVPSGEQDACRGDSGGPLSCQAAGGGRWFLIGIVSWGAGCGRPNLPGVYTRVNKFTSWIYSHISCKREAVNARRIRAAQGEGQLKEHTQSLSPPTKPKDQAEQKVEGGRAPACGSWRRWMLGVLPFFPFAAAIALTLHFFTSPPSSVFFLGGSLEFPNLSFSSELTDSTSPQFRLQAQALNHYFSELYDSSPWSSYYLHSGITAFSEGAEGLNVFYWSKFSAPDDVAVAIRRSGPERLQRRLPGSNKVLRDSRNEQRYYMEQDDDMLHLLGLDPDDFEFEEEKSDKSKNPNSIQSGKWQLGFQAMSFDLYAKYGNNRTLSLVNPKKPYYQWRLRVPSGHVVRLVILTLHGATPGSCTAHKLSAYDFLLPLQNKIIARWCGLPISGLSPVMKLTSSGNVMLVTFSFSRQRDGAIFKAYFQAIPKAGCGGSISSWNGSISSPYYPSYYPPNIDCTWTLRAPLPGYLISMTIVTIDIQDSSSSDGCEKDWLDIGGVKLCNPVSDSSKKRVYSSPLSLHFHSDESLTHKGFYLLYRAFSPEGTCPRHFRCGDGRCIPLRKVCDGVKDCLDGRDEAKCSSCRPGEVLCGNGQCKPQSSQCVSQSSCADSSEEGACAGKCYHVCPNNVCLPKSSVCDGVIDCKDRSDELNCTRAYLKGCSSSSYKCANGKCLSKVNPECDGVKDCVDGSDELRCGCGTRPRKRTKIVGGSDAVAGSWPWQVSLQMDRYGHVCGATLVANRWLISAAHCFQDSDAIKYSDARAWRAYMGMRVMNTGNNGAATRPIRRILLHPQYDQFTSDYDIALLELSAPIFFNDLVQPVCVPAPSHTFTTGTSCYVTGWGVLMEDGELASRLQEASVKIINRNTCNKLYDEAVTPRMLCAGNLQGGVDACQGDSGGPLVCLERGRRWFLAGIVSWGEGCARQNRPGVYTQVVRFTDWIHQQTKGQV; this comes from the exons TAACAACAACAAGGGCGGTGTGCTGGTTCACTTCTGGATGGTGTTTGTGGTCCCTCGACTGAAGAGCCCAGCAGTGTGTGAGGAGTGTGTAGGAGCCATTTTCAGAGACTCAGTCCACACCAGCATGATGAACAGGTCCTCTGTAGGCTACCTGCTGGGTCTCCCAGTGGATATCGACTCCATCCTCATCAATg CTGTTCAGCGATCAGATTATTCATCAAATGGAGCAG GCTCTCAGTGTGTAGATAAGCTGTATGCTAACCTTCCTGGGGCGAGTGTACCTTTGAACGTCTTCTCATCATGGGGTGGTGTGAATTGCCATGTAAAACTCACTGCTGCCCCCGGCTCTCTGATCCGTCTGACCGTCACCTCGCTCCTCATTGAGCCCAGCGACTGTGTGAATGATGCCCTGACTGTGTACGACGCTCTGCTGCCCATGAGAGGGCGCATTCTGCACAG GCTGTGTGAGTCAGTGGCCAGCTCCTTCTCCCTGGTGTCTACCTCCAATGTCATGTTGCTGTCCTTCAGAATGACCAATGGCAACAAGAGCTTCAGAGGACACTTTGAGGCCATTGCTGAAGAAG tgtgtatgtCTCAAATTGAGACCCacataaagcctgacatcactGGTCAAATCTACAGCCCCTTCCATCCCAGCCTTCTGCCCCCACAGTGCTTCTGCACCTGGAAGTTTGAG ACCCCTAACAGTGCTTTAGGAGTTGCTCTGAAGTTTCAGAACTATGTATTGAAACCAAAGGCCATGGAGGGCTGTGAACACGGCTGGTGGAAGGTCAATGAAATCAT TTTCTGTGGCAGCTACGTGGGACACCACACGGTGTTTCGGATCGCTGACCACAGCCCAGAGGTGGAATTTCGCAGCAGCTCACGTAACTCTGCTCAGCCTTTTCAGGCGTCTTACAGCAGCTACAATATCAGCCAGC CCTGTCCAGAGAGCCACTTCCTGTGCTCCACAGGACTGTGTGTGGAGAAAAGTCGACGCTGTGACGGCCTGGACGACTGCCAGGATGAGAGTGACGAGGTCTTCTGCT CGAGGCCGACAAAAAACTGTGGTGGCAACAGTCCTCTGCATCCTTTGTATGTATGCAATGGAGAGACAGACTGCACCAATGGAATAGATGAGATCAACTGCACTCAgg AAACAACCTGCTCTGAAATCAGGTATCAATGCAACAGTGGCTCCTGCATCATGAAGAAGAACGCAAAGTGCGATGGTGTCCATGACTGTCAGGACCACAGTGACGAGGCCGATTGTG CCTGTGGTCGTCCCTCCTTGAAGAAGGTGGGTTCATCTTCAGGAGCTGAGCGTATCGTGGGTGGAGATAACTCTGTGGAGGGGGAGTGGCCGTGGCAGGTCAGCCTCCACTTCTCTGGTAACCTGTACTGTGGGGCTTCTGTCctctcctctgattggctcatctcAGCAGCACACTGCTTCAGCAAGGAAAG GCTGTCTGACCCACGATACTGGAGCGCCCACCTCGGCATGCTGACACAGGGCAGTGCCAAACACGTGGCTGAGATCCAGCGGATTGTGGTGCATGAGTATTATAACACGTACACATTTGACTATGACATCGCCCTGCTGCAGCTGAAGAAGCCCTGGCCTCCCTCCCTCAGCCCGCTGGTCCAGCCTGTGTGCCTGCCACCCCCCTCCCACACTGTCACAGACAACCACCGCTGCTTGGTCACCGGGTGGGGATACCGTTCTGAGGAGG ACAAAGTGCTGCCCTCAGTGCTGCAGAAAGCACAGGTGTCCTTACTGAGCCAGACTGACTGTAAGAAGAGCTATGGACCTGTCTCCCCACGCATGCTGTGTGCTGGGGTCCCCTCTGGAGAGCAGGACGCCTGCAGG GGCGACTCAGGGGGTCCTCTGTCCTGTCAGGCAGCGGGCGGGGGTCGCTGGTTCCTGATTGGCATCGTCAGCTGGGGGGCGGGCTGTGGCAGACCAAACCTCCCTGGGGTCTACACCAGGGTCAACAAGTTCACCTCCTGGATCTACAGCCATATCAGCT GTAAACGGGAGGCGGTGAATGCCCGCCGCATCCGAGCCGCTCAG GGAGAGGGGCAGTTGAAGGAGCACACCCAGTCATTGAGTCCCCCCACGAAGCCTAAGGATCAGGCAGAGCAGAAGGTAGAGGGGGGGAGAGCTCCAGCCTGTGGCTCCTGGAGGAGATGGATGTTAGGTGTCCTGCCTTTCTTTCCCTTTGCTGCTGCCATTGCACTGACTCTCCACTTCTTTACAT CTCCGCCCTCCTCAGTGTTCTTCCTTGGTGGCAGCCTGGAGTTCCCAAACCTGAGCTTCTCCTCAGAGCTGACTGACTCCACCTCCCCTCAGTTCCGCCTGCAGGCTCAGGCTTTGAACCATTAT TTCTCAGAACTCTACGATTCCTCGCCGTGGAGCTCTTACTACCTGCACTCAGGAATTACTGCCTTTAG TGAAGGAGCGGAAGGGCTCAATGTCTTCTACTGGAGTAAATTCTCTGCCCCGGACGATGTTGCAGTGGCGATCCGGAGGTCTGGCCCAGAGAGGCTGCAGCGCAGGCTTCCTGGCAGCAACAAGGTGCTGCGGGACAGCCGCAACGAGCAGCGCTATTACATGGAGCAAGATGACGACATGCTCCACCTGCTGG GTTTGGACCCTGACGACTTTgaatttgaagaagaaaaatcagACAAGAGTAAGAATCCAAACAGCATCCAGAGTGGGAAGTGGCAGCTTGGCTTCCAAG CGATGTCCTTTGACCTCTATGCCAAATATGGCAACAACCGCACCCTGAGCCTTGTGAATCCCAAGAAACCGTACTACCAGTGGCGTCTTCGCGTGCCGTCAGGTCATGTGGTCCGACTGGTCATCCTCACCCTGCATGGTGCCACACCAGGAAGCTGCACTGCCCACAAGCTCTCGGCTTACGACTTCTTACTTCCATTACAGAACAAGATCATCGCACg GTGGTGTGGGCTGCCTATTTCAGGTTTATCCCCTGTTATGAAGCTGACATCCTCCGGAAATGTAATGTTGGTCACCTTCTCCTTCAGCAGACAGAGGGATGGAGCAATCTTCAAAGCTTACTTCCAGGCCATCCCAAAAGCAG GTTGTGGAGGGTCGATTTCCTCCTGGAACGGCTCAATTTCCTCTCCCTACTACCCTTCCTATTATCCTCCTAACATAGACTGCACATGGACACTACGG GCGCCGTTGCCAGGATACCTGATCTCCATGACGATCGTGACGATAGATATTCAGGATTCCTCGTCATCAGACGGCTGTGAGAAAGACTGGCTGGACATCGGGGGGGTCAA ACTGTGTAATCCAGTGTCAGACAGCAGCAAAAAGCGAGTctactcctctcctctctccctccactTCCATTCGGACGAATCTCTCACTCACAAGGGCTTCTACTTGCTCTACCGAGCCTTCTCTCCAGAGGGCA CCTGTCCTCGGCATTTTCGCTGTGGAGATGGACGCTGTATCCCTCTGAGGAAGGTGTGTGATGGAGTAAAAGATTGCTTAGATGGACGAGACGAGGCTAAATGCT CATCCTGCAGGCCAGGTGAAGTGCTGTGTGGGAATGGCCAGTGTAAGCCTCAAAGCAGCCAGTGTGTGAGCCAGAGCAGCTGTGCAGACAGCAGTGAAGAGGGCGCCTGTG CAGGTAAATGTTACCACGTGTGTCCCAACAATGTCTGTTTGCCAAAGTCTTCAGTGTGTGATGGTGTTATTGACTGCAAAGACCGCAGCGATGAACTCAACTGTACCAGAGCAT ACCTTAAAGGCTGCTCCTCATCTTCATACAAATGTGCCAACGGAAAGTGTCTAAGTAAGGTTAACCCTGAGTGTGACGGAGTCAAAGACTGCGTGGACGGCTCTGATGAACTGCGCTGTG GCTGTGGCACCAGGCCCAGGAAGCGCACTAAGATAGTGGGTGGCTCTGATGCTGTGGCTGGGTCATGGCCGTGGCAGGTCAGCCTCCAGATGGATCGCTACGGCCACGTATGTGGAGCCACACTGGTCGCCAACCGCTGGCTCATCTCTGCAGCTCACTGCTTCCAGGACTCAGATGCCATTAA ATACTCAGATGCCCGTGCATGGCGGGCCTACATGGGAATGCGTGTGATGAATACAGGGAACAATGGCGCAGCCACCAGACCAATACGCCGGATCCTCCTCCACCCGCAGTATGACCAGTTTACCTCCGACTACGACATTGCACTTCTCGAGCTCAGTGCTCCTATCTTCTTTAATGACTTGGTGCAGCCCGTCTGCGTCCCCGCGCCCTCACACACCTTCACAACGGGGACCAGCTGCTACGTCACAGGCTGGGGGGTACTCATGGAGGACG GTGAACTGGCCTCTCGCTTACAAGAGGCCTCAGTGAAGATCATCAACAGGAACACTTGTAACAAGCTGTATGATGAGGCTGTCACTCCCAGGATGCTGTGCGCTGGGAACCTGCAGGGAGGGGTGGACGCCTGCCAG GGTGACTCAGGAGGTCCGTTGGTGTGTCTGGAGCGAGGCAGGCGGTGGTTCCTGGCGGGGATTGTGAGCTGGGGTGAGGGCTGTGCGAGGCAGAACCGTCCCGGTGTCTACACACAGGTGGTCAGGTTCACTGACTGGATCCATCAGCAGACTAAAGGACAGGTGTGA
- the flt1 gene encoding vascular endothelial growth factor receptor 1 isoform X2, whose translation MMNFIPICLLCGLYGVLAKDKDQKGKYSVPILDVKTRQLVLDTNQTLLLSCRGRWELTWAFPSGLARDQVQVEESRCGRTSQQYCSRLMVISTQTQHTGLFRCRYRHRTQKQTSIYVYVTDSQQPFVEHPGMSPDVLYMKEKQPLVIPCRVTHPNATTTLVKFPNHSLSPDQRNIIWNSKQGFTIRTPTFYYIGLFYCQTITDGVTHKSRIYFVHRPVSNIMEVYLNSTGPVQALKGERLVLNCTATGELNTRVNITWDYPGKNNNTGSTSKRLLKHRTHMLFYNILTIPKLQRSDRGLYTCRVTSGEKNKQQKVTVTVYDRPFIRLKSRHGSMMEVQAGQKSYRISPKLRAFPAPEVTWLKDGMVAAEQCSRYHMDGNSLVIRDVAEEDAGKYTVLVRIQEHGLYQNLTLTLVVNVSPQIGEKAVSLQDPGSVPQGSRQALHCTSHGVPPPHIQWLWHPCPSKGLPAAPQA comes from the exons ATGATGAATTTTATCCCCATCTGCCTGCTATGTGGATTGTATGGTGTTCTTGCAAAAG ACAAAGATCAAAAGGGCAAGTACAGCGTTCCTATCCTGGATGTGAAAACCCGGCAGCTGGTCCTTGACACCAACCAGACACTACTGCTCAGCTGCAG GGGTCGCTGGGAGCTGACATGGGCGTTCCCATCAGGTTTGGCCAGAGATCAGGTGCAAGTGGAGGAGTCTCGCTGTGGGAGGACAAGCCAGCAGTACTGCAGCCGTTTGATGGTCATCAGCACCCAGACCCAGCACACCGGCCTCTTCCGCTGCAGATACCGACACCGAACCCAAAAACAGACCTCCATCTATGTATATGTCACAG ACAGCCAGCAGCCATTTGTGGAACATCCGGGTATGAGCCCAGATGTGTTGTACATGAAGGAGAAGCAGCCGCTGGTCATCCCCTGTCGGGTCACCCACCCTAACGCCACCACCACACTGGTCAAG TTCCCCAACCACAGCCTGAGTCCAGACCAGAGGAACATCATTTGGAACAGCAAGCAGGGCTTCACCATCCGAACTCCCACCTTCTATTACATTGGCCTCTTCTACTGCCAGACAATCACTGACGGCGTCACACACAAGTCACGTATATACTTTGTACACAGACCAG TGAGTAACATCATGGAGGTCTATCTGAACAGCACTGGACCTGTGCAGGCCCTGAAGGGAGAGAGACTAGTCTTGAACTGCACTGCCACCGGGGAGTTGAACACCAGAGTCAACATCACCTGGGACTACCCCGGAAAG AATAACAACACAGGCTCCACTTCCAAGAGGCTCTTAAAACACAGAACGCACATGTTGTTCTACAATATTCTGACCATCCCGAAGCTCCAGCGTTCAGACCGAGGCCTCTACACATGCCGCGTGAccagtggggaaaaaaacaaacaacagaaagtcactgttacagtctatg ACCGTCCGTTTATTCGTCTGAAGTCCAGACATGGATCTATGATGGAGGTACAGGCAGGACAGAAATCTTACAGAATCTCTCCCAAACTACGAGCGTTCCCTGCCCCTGAAGTCACCTG gTTAAAGGATGGCATGGTGGCAGCAGAGCAATGCTCCAGATACCACATGGATGGGAATTCCCTGGTGATCAGGGATGTGGCAGAGGAGGATGCTGGGAAGTACACTGTCCTGGTACGAATCCAGGAACATGGACTCTACCAGAATCTCACACTCACTCTTGTGGTAAATG TGAGTCCTCAGATAGGGGAGAAAGCGGTGTCGTTGCAGGACCCGGGCTCGGTGCCACAGGGGAGCAGACAAGCCCTCCATTGCACATCCCACGGAGTCCCTCCTCCACACATCCAGTGGCTATGGCATCCCTGCCCATCCAAAGGCCT